The Oryzihumus leptocrescens sequence CCCCCGAGATCCACTACGGGCGGACCATCTGCAGCTGGCTGACGCCCAGGTAGCCGGTGCGGAAGCCGGCCTCGCAGTAGGCCAGGTAGAACTCCCACATCGAGCGGAACGTGTCGTCGAAGCCGAGCGTGCGGACGTGGTCCCACTCGGCGAGGAACCGGCCGCGCCACTGCTTCAGGGTCTCGGCGTAGTGCCACCCGAGCTCGCGGCGCTGCGCGACCCGCAGGCTGGTGTGCCTGGCCAGGGTCTCGTCGATCGCCTGCAGGGACGGGATGATCCCGCCGGGGAAGATGTACTTCTGGATCCAGGAGTAGCTGCGCCGCGTGGCCCGCATCCGCTCGTGCGCCATGGTGATCGACTGGATCGCGACCCGGCCGCCGGGGGCCAGGAGTCGGTCGATCGTGGAGAAGTAGGTCGGCCAGTACTTCTCGCCGACGGCCTCGATCATCTCGACGCTGACGATGGCGTCGAACTGGCCCTGGACCTCGCGGTAGTCCTGGAGGCGCACCTCGACCCGGTCGGTCATCCCGGCGGCGGCGATGCGCTCGCGGGCGAGCTCGGCCTGCTCCTCCGACAGGGTGATGGTCAGCACCCGGGCGCCGCGCTGCGCGGCGCGAAGGGCCAGCGCGCCCCAGCCGGTGCCGATCTCGAGGACCCGCGTGCCCTCGCCGACCCCGGCGTAGTCGAGCATGCCGTCGATCTTGCGCAGCTGGGCGGCCTCGAGGTCGTCGCCGTCCTCGAACCATGCCGAGGAGTAGCTCATCGTCGGGTCGAGGAACGCCGCGAACAGGTCGTTGCTCAGGTCGTAGTGCCGGTGGATGTTCTCCCGGGAGCCCTCGAGGGTGTTCTCCTCGTGGTGCGGCAACCGCTCGTCGACGATGGTGCGGAACCGCTGCAGCCACTCGGGGATGAGCTGGCTCAGCTTGGCCGCGAACGGCGCCAGAAGGTCGGCCAGGTCGGTGCCCGGACCCGGGCGCCAGTCGCCGGCCATGAAGGCCTCGCCGAAGCCGATCTTGGTGTCCTTGCCGATCCGGGCGAAGAACGCCTCCGGGTTCACCAGCTCGAAGACCGGCGAGTCGGGCCCGCCGCCACCGACGACCCGGCCGTCGGGGTAGGTGGCACGGACCGGCACGAGGCCGACGGCACGCTCGAACAGGACGCGGGCGACGCGGGCGTGGACCGGGGCGGTGGGCACCGTCTCCAGCGCGGGCCAGCGCAGGGACGTGGGGGCGACGGTGGTCATCTCAGACACCTTCCTGGGCGCGGTGGCGCGGGCGGGGGGCAACGGGCAGTCGGCGCAGCCACAGCCAGACCCCGTGCAGCCGGATCAGGGCCGTGACCTGCTGGGGCATCAGCGGCCGGCGCAGCACCTGGCCCACCAGCCGTCGCGGCGTGGCCGGGTGCGGTGTGCCGCGGAACGTGGCGCCGAAGGCGACCTCGCCGTCGCGGTGGAGCACGACGGTGGTGGCCACCTGGTCGGGGGTCAGCGTGAACGTGAGCTGGTAGCGGCCGGACACGTCGTAGAACGGGGAGACGTAGAGCTCCTTGTCGGTCCACGCGGTGCCACCGTCGTCCGGGCGCAGGAGGTAGGCGTGGCGCTCGCCGTACGTGTTGTGCACCTCGGCGAGGACGCAGGCCAGGTGGCCGGAGGCGTCCAGGCACCAGTGCACCGACAGCGGGTCGAAGACGTGGCCGAGGACCCGGGCGTTGGCGAGCATGAGCACCCGCCCGCCGGTCAGGTCCACGCCCTCGCCGGCGGCGAAGGCGACGACGTTGTCCTTGATGCTGCGGGCCGGGTCACCGAGGTGGTCGGCGGACCGGAACGAGGCGAACGGGCGCAGCCAGCGCGGCATACGGGGGAGGTCGTCCAGGTCGACCAGCCACTGGTAGACCCCGTACCGGAAGGCGTGGCGCACCGGGCCCTTGCGCGAGTGCGAGACGAAGCCCTCGACCAGCGCCGGCAGCGCGGGGAGTGCCGGGGTCACCAGTCGACCCCGAAGTGCCGCGCCGCCTCCACCCCCGAGCGGCAGCCGTCCTCGTGGAAGCCCCAGCCGTGGTAGGCCCCGGCGTAGACGGTGGTGTCGCTGGCGAGGCCGGCGAGCGAGCCCTGGGCCGCCACCGCCTCGGGGGTGTAGATGGGGTGCTCGTAGTCCATCACGGCCAGGATTCTCGACGGGTCGACCCGCTCGCGCGCGTTGAGCGTGACCAGGTGCTGGTCCGGAGAGGTGTGCCCCTGCAGCCGGTTCATCCAGTAGGTCACCACGGTGGAGTCGTGCAGGTCGGTGCACGAGGTCATGAGGTAGTTCCACGAGGCCCGGGCCTGGCGTGCCGACGGGAGGATCGAGGCGTCGGTGTGCAGGACGGTCTCGTTGCGGGAGTAGGTGAACGCCTTGAGCGTGCTGACCTCGTCGTCGGTCGGGTCGGTGAGCATCGCCAGCGCCTCGTCGGCGTGGGTGGCGATGACGACCTTGTCGAACCCGTGCCGCTCACCGGTGGTGTCGACCACGGTGACGCCGGTGGACCAGCGGGTCAGGTCGCGCACCCCGGCGCTGACGCGCACGGCAGGCAGCTGCGCGCCGATCCGCTCGACGTAGGTGCGGGAGCCGCCGGCGACGGTGTACCACTGCGGCGAGCCGGTGACGCTGAGCATGCCGTGGTGGTCCAGGAACCGGAACAGGTAGCGCGCGGGGTAGAGCAGCGCGGTCTCCTGGCCCGAGGACCAGACGCAGGAGACGACGGGCACCGCGTAGTGGGTGATGAAGTAGTCCGAGAAGCCCTCGCGCCGCAGGAACTCCCCGTATGTCGTGAGGTCGCCTTCGCTGCTCGTGTCCAGGAACGCGCTCGCCCGGCGGTGGAACCGCTTCACCTGGCCCAGCAGGCGCAGGAACGTGGGGTCCAGGACCCGGCCAGGCTGGGCGAGGAGGCCCTTGGCGCCGCGGCCGCCGGCGTACTCCAGCCCGCAGCCCTCGCACCTGATGCTCATGCTCATCTCGGTGGAGCGCACCGGCACGTCCAGCTCGCCGAACAGGCGCCGCAGCAGCGGGTAGGTGCGGTCGTTGTGGACGATGAACCCGGTGTCGACGGCGTGGTGGCTGCCGTCGCTGGCGGTGACGTCGTGGGTGTGGGCGTGGCCACCGAGACGGTCCTGCGCCTCGAACAGCGTGACGTCATGGGTCCGGTTGAGCAGGTAGGCCGCGGTGAGGCCCGACACGCCGGCGCCCACCACCGCCACGGAGGGGCGCGACGACGTCGGCTTCATCGCGCCCCTCCCGCTGCGTGCCAGGAGGAAGCGCGCAGCGTCCGGTGGTCTGTGGGGGTGTGTGGACGTGCCGTCACCGGGAGTCCCTTCCGTTCGGCGCGCGCGGTCGGTGCCGCTCGGGCGATTACGGCAGAGGTTCGTAGGCGCACCGGTGAGCGGATTGGTGCGGCTTGTGCGGCAGCGTAGTTGACGCCGTCGGCGGGCCGGCCGGTCAGCGAGAGGCCAGCTCGGCCACCTCGCTGACCTCCTGGGCGGCGACCACGTCGGCGTCCGCCACCGGCGCGGCCGGCGGGACCGGCGCGGGGGCCCCGGCGGCCAGACCGGACCAGTCGAGGCGGCGCTCGCGCCACGTGAAGATGATGAGCTTGGCGACCTCCTCCACGACCCGGGCGAGGAAGACGCCGGCGATCCCCAGCGGGGAGTGCAGGCCGAGCAGCACCGCGAGCGGCAGCCCGACGAGGAACGCGCCGCCGGCGTCCCCGAGGATCACGCCCCGGGCGTCGTCACCGCTGGGCAGCACGCCGGCGCCGATGATCATGTTGCGGACCTTGACCACCTGGAACGCGGCGTTGATGAGGATGCCGACCGCGGCGGCGGCGCGGACCTGCGGGCCGGCGTGGCCATAGAGCGGCTGCAGCAGGAACGCGCAGCACGCGAAGAGCAGCCCGAAGCCGATGCCGGTGCGGATGCCCGCCGCCTTGATCCGGCGCACCCAGGCGAGAGCGGCGTCGGCGTCGCCCTGCCCGACGGAGCGGCCGACCAGGGCGGTCGTGGCGCTCATGAGGCCCAGGCTGCCGACGATGAAGACGCCCTCGAGCGTGGCGGCGATCTGCGCCGCGGCCAGGGCCCGGTCGCCGAGCTTCTGGAAGACGACGTTGTAGAGGAAGGTCCCGCCGGTCCAGAACAGCTCGGTCACCCCCAGCGGCAGGGCGAGGACGAGCAGGGGTCGCAGCACCGGCTGCCACCCACCACGGAAGGTCGGGGGCTCCCAGCGCACGACCCGGTGCACGGCATACACCTGGGCGGTGAGGATGACGAGCTTGAGCAGGTTGGTGACCAGCGTCGCCACCCCGGCCCCGGCGACGCCGAGCTGCGGCAGCGGTCCGGCGCCGGTGACCAGCGCGTAGCCGATCGCAGCGTTGAGCACGACGGTGCCGGAGGTGGCCAGCATCGGCGCGCGGGCGTGGCCGGTGGAGCGCAGGACGCCGCTGAGCAGCATGCTCAGGACGGCCGGGGCCAGGGCCAGGCCCATGAGCTGGAAGTAGCCGGCACCGGCGTGGGCCACGGTCGCCGACGCGCCGGTCGCGCGGAGCAGGTCGTGGGAGAGCAGGAGCGGGCCGAGGGAGCACAGCGCCGCCAGGACGGCGGCGACGACCAGGGCGGTGGACACCGTGGTGTTCATGTCGTGGCGGCGGTCCGCGCCGTGCGCCCGGGCGACCAGGATGCTCACCGACGCCCCCAGGGCGCCGAGGGTGAGCACGAGGATGAACACCAGGCTGTTGGCGAAGCCGACCGCGGCGATGGCAGTCGCGCCCAGGGTGCCCACGACCACCTGGTTGACGAAGTTGAGGACCAGGTTGAGCACGAACTCCAGGCTCACCGGCACCGCGATGCGGGCGATCTCCCGGCCGGGGGTGGTCTCGGCGACCGCGGGCGTACGGCGGCGCAGGGCAACAGGCATGGCGAGGTCCCGGGGGGAAGTGGGGCGGGGAGCGGGAGGACGCCATGGTCCGACCACGGTCGGAGGGGTTGGCGGTGGGCTCAGTTTACCGGCGCAACGATCCCGGCTCGTCCGGTTTTCGCGCGGCGGTGCTCAGGCGGTGGGCACCGGCTGCGGGGGCTGCGGGCCGCGGTAGCGACCATGCCCCCGGAACCGCAGCGGCGTCTCGTCGTACTCCTCCAGGGCGTGGGCCACCCAGCCGACGGAGCGGGCGATGGCGAAGACGACCTCTCCGGCCGTGCGGGGCATGTCGGCGGTCACCGCGAGGGCGGCGAGGGCGAGGTCGACGTTGGGCTGGTCGCCCACCTCGGCGGTGAGGTCGCGCACCGCGGCGGTGACCGCCTTCGCGCTGCGCTCGGAGGCCAGCAGGGCCAGCAGGGCGCTCGCGCGCGGGTCGCCGTCGGGGTAGAGCTGGTGGCCGAAGCCGGGCACGGGCCGGTCGGTGCGCAGGTGGTCGGCGACCACGGCCGCGGCGCCGGTCTCGAGCACGTCGCGCAGGGTGCTGTGGGCCAGCGTGCTCGCCGCGCCGTGCAGCGGCCCCTCCATCGCGGACAGCCCGGTGGCCACGACGGCGTAGGGGTGGGCCCGCACCGAGGCCGCGGTCCGGGCGGCGACGGTCGAGACGGCGAGGCCGTGGTCCATCAGCAGGACCAGGGCGGCGTCGAGGCAGCGGAGCAGCTGCGTGGTGGGCGGCATGGGGGACAGCGCGGCCCAGAGCCGGCGGGCCAGGGGAGCGTCCGGCTCCGGGGCCTCGCCGAGCCGGGGCAGCGAGTCGACCATCAGCGTCACCAGCCCGCCGGCGGTGCCGATCGCGGCAGGCCCACGGGTGTCGTAGCGGCGGGGGTCGACCGCACCCGCCGCGGCCACGGCGACCCGCAGCCGGCCCACGAGGTCCGCGGTGTCAGGCAGTGACCGGACCGCGCGGGTGGCCGCCCGCAGCGGGATGTCCGGTGCCTGGAAGAGGCCGGGGTCGACCTCGCCGGTCCACAGCCACGACGCGGCGTGCTCGAACCGCAGGCTCCCGGCCAGGTCGACGGCGTCGACCCCGCGGAACCAGAGGTGCCCGCCCTCGATGAGCGTGGTGTCGGTGTCGACGACGGGCCCGCGCCAGGACGGGGTGCCGGCCGGCCGGTCCCGGCGGCCCCGGTCCCGCAGGGCGTCGACCTCGGCCCGGTCGAAGACGCTGCCGCGGCCGCTGGGGGCGCGGGTGCTCGTCAGCAGGCCGCGGCTGGCGTAGGCGTAGACGGTCTCCAGCCGCACGCCGAGCCGGTCGGCCACCTGGCGGGAGGTGAGCTGGTCGCGGGGGTCCGGGGTCGGCATACATTGACTGTATCAACGTTGACGACCATTGATCGACAGGCGCAGAGTGCTGCTGACCGCCGGCAGTGGGGCCGGCGGCGGACGAGGCAGGAGAGCGTGATGACCGCGCTGCAGGACGAGCTGGTCGAGGTCCCCCGGGGGCTCAAGGGCGTGGTGGTGACCGACACCGCCCTGGGCACGGTGCGCGGGCGCCAGGGGTTCTACCACTACCGGCAGTACTCGGCCGTCGAGCTGGCCGAGCGCCGCTCGCTCGAGGACGTCTGGCACCTCCAGCTCGAGGGCCGGCTGCCCGACGCGCACGAGCGGGCCCGGTTCGCGGCCGAGGTCGCGGCGGCGCGTCACCTGCCGCAGGACCTGTGGGACGCGCTGCCCCTGGTCGCCGCCAGCGGGGACCCGATGACCGGGCTGCGCACCGCCGTGTCCTGGCTCGGGGCGGCCCGGGGGATGCGCCCGGTGTACGACCTCACCCCCGCCGAGCGCCGCGCCGACGCCGTGGCGCTCGCCGCGCCCGTGCCCACGATCCTCGCGGCGCTGCACCGGCTCGCCGCCGGCCTGGACCCGGTGCCCCCGCGCGACGACCTGGGGCACGCGGCGAACTACCTGTGGATGATCACCGGGCAGCAGCCGGAGCCGGCCGCGGCGCGGGCGGTGGAGCAGTACCTCGTGCTCACCGTCGACCACGGCTTCAACGCCTCGACGTTCACAGCGCGGGTCATCGCCTCGACCGGGGCCGACGTCGCCGCGTGCGTGGTCGGGGCGCTCGGTGCGCTGTCCGGGCCGCTGCACGGCGGGGCGCCGAGCCGCGCCCTGGACACGCTGGACGCCATCGGGTCGGCCGACCGGATCGACCCGTGGGTGCGGGCCGCGGTGGAGTCCGGCGACCGGATCATGGGCTTCGGTCACCCGATCTACCGCACCGAGGACCCGCGCTCGCGGATGCTCAAGGGCGTCGCCCGCGGGCTGGCGACCGGCCGGCCGGAGGCCGAGCGCCTCGTCGCGTTCGCCGAGGAGGTCGAGCACGGGGTGCTGTCCGTCCTGGCCGAGCTCAAGCCCGGCCGCGAGCTGCACACCAACGTCGAGTTCTACGCCGGTGTGGTGATGGAGCTGTGCGGCCTGCCGCGGGCGATGTTCACGCCGACCTTCGCCGTCGCGCGGGTCATCGGCTGGAGCGCCAACGTGCTCGAGCAGGCCCTGGACAGCAAGATCATCCGGCCCTCCTCGCGCTACGTCGGCCCGCCGCCCCCGCAGCCCGTGCCTTCGGCCTGACCGCGTGAGCCGGCCACACGGCATACCCCGGAGGTCCGGTCGGGACCGTTGCCCCTGACGGCAGCACCGGCGCCCCCGCGAGGCTTGGGGCTGCCGCACCGACCGGATGGAGGCCGCCATGGACGCATCACCGCCGAACCTGGCTGCGGGGCACGGGAACCCACCCCGGCGGCGCGCGCCGTGGCGCCGGATCTCGGGTGGGCTGGCCGTGGTGGGTGCGGCGCTCGTGGTGCCGGTGTTCTTCCTGGCCAGCGACGAGCTGCGCGGGCTGTTCTACTACCTCGGCTTCGTCTCGCTCGGCCTGGCCCTGGTGGTCGCGGTGATGGGCTGGGTGTGGGGGCGCGGCCGGACGTTCACGTTCCTGCCGTGCACCCCCTGGGGCTGGTCGGCGCTCGGGACCTTCGGGCTCGGCCTGGCCCTGACGATCGTGCCGTCGTCCGTCCAGACCACCACCCTGACCGCCGGCAATGCCGTCAACAGCGTGATCCGCCTGGGCTTCTTCGTGATGTTCCTGGCATCGGTGGTCGCGCTGTGGTCGGTGCGCTCGCGCGCCGAACGGTCGGTGGGGCTGGTCGCCCT is a genomic window containing:
- a CDS encoding SAM-dependent methyltransferase gives rise to the protein MTTVAPTSLRWPALETVPTAPVHARVARVLFERAVGLVPVRATYPDGRVVGGGGPDSPVFELVNPEAFFARIGKDTKIGFGEAFMAGDWRPGPGTDLADLLAPFAAKLSQLIPEWLQRFRTIVDERLPHHEENTLEGSRENIHRHYDLSNDLFAAFLDPTMSYSSAWFEDGDDLEAAQLRKIDGMLDYAGVGEGTRVLEIGTGWGALALRAAQRGARVLTITLSEEQAELARERIAAAGMTDRVEVRLQDYREVQGQFDAIVSVEMIEAVGEKYWPTYFSTIDRLLAPGGRVAIQSITMAHERMRATRRSYSWIQKYIFPGGIIPSLQAIDETLARHTSLRVAQRRELGWHYAETLKQWRGRFLAEWDHVRTLGFDDTFRSMWEFYLAYCEAGFRTGYLGVSQLQMVRP
- a CDS encoding DUF1365 domain-containing protein, whose product is MTPALPALPALVEGFVSHSRKGPVRHAFRYGVYQWLVDLDDLPRMPRWLRPFASFRSADHLGDPARSIKDNVVAFAAGEGVDLTGGRVLMLANARVLGHVFDPLSVHWCLDASGHLACVLAEVHNTYGERHAYLLRPDDGGTAWTDKELYVSPFYDVSGRYQLTFTLTPDQVATTVVLHRDGEVAFGATFRGTPHPATPRRLVGQVLRRPLMPQQVTALIRLHGVWLWLRRLPVAPRPRHRAQEGV
- a CDS encoding NAD(P)/FAD-dependent oxidoreductase, with protein sequence MKPTSSRPSVAVVGAGVSGLTAAYLLNRTHDVTLFEAQDRLGGHAHTHDVTASDGSHHAVDTGFIVHNDRTYPLLRRLFGELDVPVRSTEMSMSIRCEGCGLEYAGGRGAKGLLAQPGRVLDPTFLRLLGQVKRFHRRASAFLDTSSEGDLTTYGEFLRREGFSDYFITHYAVPVVSCVWSSGQETALLYPARYLFRFLDHHGMLSVTGSPQWYTVAGGSRTYVERIGAQLPAVRVSAGVRDLTRWSTGVTVVDTTGERHGFDKVVIATHADEALAMLTDPTDDEVSTLKAFTYSRNETVLHTDASILPSARQARASWNYLMTSCTDLHDSTVVTYWMNRLQGHTSPDQHLVTLNARERVDPSRILAVMDYEHPIYTPEAVAAQGSLAGLASDTTVYAGAYHGWGFHEDGCRSGVEAARHFGVDW
- a CDS encoding MATE family efflux transporter, with the protein product MPVALRRRTPAVAETTPGREIARIAVPVSLEFVLNLVLNFVNQVVVGTLGATAIAAVGFANSLVFILVLTLGALGASVSILVARAHGADRRHDMNTTVSTALVVAAVLAALCSLGPLLLSHDLLRATGASATVAHAGAGYFQLMGLALAPAVLSMLLSGVLRSTGHARAPMLATSGTVVLNAAIGYALVTGAGPLPQLGVAGAGVATLVTNLLKLVILTAQVYAVHRVVRWEPPTFRGGWQPVLRPLLVLALPLGVTELFWTGGTFLYNVVFQKLGDRALAAAQIAATLEGVFIVGSLGLMSATTALVGRSVGQGDADAALAWVRRIKAAGIRTGIGFGLLFACCAFLLQPLYGHAGPQVRAAAAVGILINAAFQVVKVRNMIIGAGVLPSGDDARGVILGDAGGAFLVGLPLAVLLGLHSPLGIAGVFLARVVEEVAKLIIFTWRERRLDWSGLAAGAPAPVPPAAPVADADVVAAQEVSEVAELASR
- a CDS encoding citrate synthase; amino-acid sequence: MPTPDPRDQLTSRQVADRLGVRLETVYAYASRGLLTSTRAPSGRGSVFDRAEVDALRDRGRRDRPAGTPSWRGPVVDTDTTLIEGGHLWFRGVDAVDLAGSLRFEHAASWLWTGEVDPGLFQAPDIPLRAATRAVRSLPDTADLVGRLRVAVAAAGAVDPRRYDTRGPAAIGTAGGLVTLMVDSLPRLGEAPEPDAPLARRLWAALSPMPPTTQLLRCLDAALVLLMDHGLAVSTVAARTAASVRAHPYAVVATGLSAMEGPLHGAASTLAHSTLRDVLETGAAAVVADHLRTDRPVPGFGHQLYPDGDPRASALLALLASERSAKAVTAAVRDLTAEVGDQPNVDLALAALAVTADMPRTAGEVVFAIARSVGWVAHALEEYDETPLRFRGHGRYRGPQPPQPVPTA
- a CDS encoding citrate/2-methylcitrate synthase, with amino-acid sequence MTALQDELVEVPRGLKGVVVTDTALGTVRGRQGFYHYRQYSAVELAERRSLEDVWHLQLEGRLPDAHERARFAAEVAAARHLPQDLWDALPLVAASGDPMTGLRTAVSWLGAARGMRPVYDLTPAERRADAVALAAPVPTILAALHRLAAGLDPVPPRDDLGHAANYLWMITGQQPEPAAARAVEQYLVLTVDHGFNASTFTARVIASTGADVAACVVGALGALSGPLHGGAPSRALDTLDAIGSADRIDPWVRAAVESGDRIMGFGHPIYRTEDPRSRMLKGVARGLATGRPEAERLVAFAEEVEHGVLSVLAELKPGRELHTNVEFYAGVVMELCGLPRAMFTPTFAVARVIGWSANVLEQALDSKIIRPSSRYVGPPPPQPVPSA